The following proteins come from a genomic window of bacterium:
- a CDS encoding site-specific integrase, with the protein MPRKVPFDTGLFGRFKPFHQRWTAHPRFLEKYVRKLKQKNWGWHNLRHRFASKLSKEGRPLYEIMALLGHSNLSTTQRYLQLLQ; encoded by the coding sequence GTGCCCCGCAAGGTACCGTTCGACACCGGCCTGTTCGGGAGATTCAAACCCTTTCATCAGCGCTGGACAGCCCATCCGAGATTTCTTGAAAAGTATGTCCGGAAGCTGAAACAGAAAAACTGGGGCTGGCACAACCTCCGGCACCGGTTTGCGTCCAAGCTGTCGAAAGAGGGAAGACCGCTGTACGAGATAATGGCTCTTCTGGGTCATTCAAATTTATCGACAACGCAACGGTATTTGCAGCTTTTACAATGA
- a CDS encoding NACHT domain-containing protein codes for MADQNIGTGHQEVKGDFAADSEFLQGLSERELCELVLIPLLQAMGFTDIRYLHGRDELGKDIVFQYHSPLEGTRHYCAVVKMNRLSGSVTSSQSIGSLYFQIRQAMKTPFRDPFDGKELHITKVFVFTPHDISQACIRSISGEMGDTPQDSINFVDGPKLISMLNEYAPGLFRTMPAPDSRYLYLICQRFLGTKTLSLLGGEQTLRLDQVYTGGDVVPTNAEDARLLNFANPIPDSATQSLPDVMEHHTRLVVIADVGSGKTTLLQRLVLAIGGAVADPLPVRLRMCMPIFMPMSSLPPSAFASYESLVNAIDEHVEHEVGREYLRRHPAMSLLLLLDGFDEINLHGLRDMDYTTVAKYLTNLSQRYTAGVVVTSRPSRVPQLGSSFRYFRLCPFTDTQIREFITKWFPDSEARREEVARKILDTPDLGAFCRTPLMLTIYVILARRFGTSELPTTRSAVYDRILDLLLGKWDTIRGVVNQFSVELKTHVLEVLAYDNMVKNRRWFHLSDFSASVEKVLERRRDQKHYSFGGSETIREILDEVYFRSSLLRQPEKDVFEFVHHSFQEFFAAKRLVRLGGMFTHVIFLDDWWRNSLRFYFGLIGTMDGFSWPSRMTRKTRIGLTLLEYLAEAEYTLRDTRQAIYKVFCHDILYGKDVTEAELAVCMRVGDEIIDSLYNVVSSKGFHGNLMNFFRVLLTLNSDRSQSILFSSGALLSNFEPIPLLNALEKLASFAHEYEGSKLLAAGVKALATKEDTIKRSFATVNSELTMVYLANRLSNLQKLVHENLRAHHTGILPQVEQLIGLMEKLRKRLGLGQHE; via the coding sequence ATGGCTGACCAGAACATCGGCACTGGCCATCAAGAAGTTAAAGGCGACTTCGCCGCAGACTCCGAGTTTCTGCAAGGCCTCTCTGAGCGGGAACTTTGCGAGCTCGTGCTGATCCCACTACTGCAAGCCATGGGATTTACGGACATTCGGTACCTGCACGGTCGGGACGAACTTGGTAAGGACATCGTATTCCAGTATCACTCTCCGCTTGAAGGAACAAGACACTACTGCGCTGTTGTCAAGATGAATCGTCTTTCCGGGTCGGTTACTAGTTCACAGTCAATTGGATCTCTGTACTTCCAGATCCGGCAAGCAATGAAGACTCCCTTTCGCGACCCCTTTGACGGTAAGGAACTGCATATCACCAAGGTTTTTGTCTTCACGCCGCACGATATTTCCCAAGCCTGCATCAGGAGTATTAGTGGTGAGATGGGAGACACCCCGCAGGATTCGATCAATTTCGTGGATGGTCCCAAACTGATTTCCATGCTGAACGAGTACGCACCGGGACTTTTTCGCACCATGCCTGCTCCCGACTCGCGGTACCTGTACCTCATCTGCCAACGGTTTCTTGGAACTAAAACCCTATCTCTGCTTGGTGGGGAACAAACGCTACGCTTGGACCAGGTGTATACTGGTGGCGATGTCGTGCCCACCAATGCCGAAGACGCCCGACTGCTCAATTTTGCCAACCCGATACCCGATTCGGCGACTCAGTCACTTCCTGACGTGATGGAACATCACACCCGTCTGGTCGTGATCGCAGACGTTGGTTCCGGCAAGACAACGTTGTTGCAGAGACTAGTGCTGGCAATAGGCGGTGCCGTTGCGGACCCTCTTCCCGTACGCCTCCGTATGTGTATGCCCATCTTCATGCCAATGTCCTCTTTGCCACCATCTGCTTTTGCTTCATATGAGAGTCTCGTGAACGCTATAGATGAACATGTTGAACACGAAGTCGGACGCGAATACCTTCGGCGACACCCAGCAATGTCACTACTTCTGCTCCTTGATGGATTCGACGAGATCAATCTGCACGGTCTCAGGGACATGGACTATACGACCGTGGCGAAGTACCTGACAAATCTGAGTCAACGCTATACTGCAGGTGTGGTCGTTACTTCACGTCCTTCACGTGTTCCGCAATTAGGCTCCTCGTTCAGGTACTTCCGCCTATGCCCATTCACTGACACGCAAATACGCGAGTTCATTACCAAGTGGTTTCCTGACTCAGAAGCGCGAAGGGAAGAAGTTGCCCGCAAGATCCTTGACACCCCAGACCTAGGGGCATTCTGCCGGACTCCACTTATGCTCACAATCTACGTCATCCTTGCTCGACGTTTTGGAACGAGCGAACTTCCAACAACTCGGAGTGCCGTCTACGACCGTATACTTGATCTGTTGTTGGGTAAGTGGGACACAATAAGAGGCGTTGTCAATCAGTTCAGCGTAGAATTGAAGACGCATGTTCTTGAAGTTCTCGCTTACGATAATATGGTAAAGAACCGTCGGTGGTTCCATCTCTCTGACTTCTCAGCCAGCGTCGAGAAGGTGTTAGAACGGCGTCGCGACCAGAAGCATTACTCCTTTGGGGGGAGTGAGACCATTCGTGAAATACTGGATGAGGTGTACTTCAGGAGTTCGCTCCTTCGACAACCGGAGAAAGATGTTTTTGAATTCGTTCATCATTCATTTCAGGAATTCTTTGCCGCAAAGCGGTTGGTTAGGTTGGGCGGGATGTTTACCCATGTTATCTTTCTAGATGACTGGTGGCGGAATTCTCTGCGGTTCTATTTCGGTCTTATCGGGACAATGGACGGCTTCTCGTGGCCATCTCGCATGACCAGAAAAACCCGGATCGGGCTGACTCTTCTTGAGTATCTAGCCGAGGCCGAGTATACGCTTCGTGACACGCGTCAGGCAATCTATAAGGTATTCTGCCATGATATTCTCTACGGTAAAGACGTCACTGAAGCCGAACTCGCCGTTTGCATGCGGGTTGGAGACGAAATCATCGACTCGCTGTACAACGTTGTTTCCAGCAAAGGTTTTCACGGTAACTTGATGAACTTCTTTCGGGTTCTCCTTACACTCAACTCGGATCGCTCGCAATCCATATTGTTTAGCAGTGGCGCTCTTCTATCAAATTTTGAACCAATCCCCTTATTAAATGCCTTAGAGAAACTCGCCTCTTTTGCGCATGAATATGAAGGAAGCAAACTCCTTGCTGCTGGAGTGAAGGCGTTGGCCACCAAGGAGGATACGATCAAAAGAAGTTTTGCCACGGTCAATAGTGAACTAACAATGGTTTACCTCGCAAACAGGCTATCCAATTTGCAAAAGCTTGTGCACGAGAACTTGAGAGCCCACCACACGGGCATCTTACCACAGGTGGAACAACTGATAGGGTTGATGGAGAAGCTGCGGAAGAGACTTGGGTTGGGGCAGCATGAATAA